From Sardina pilchardus chromosome 9, fSarPil1.1, whole genome shotgun sequence, a single genomic window includes:
- the LOC134092400 gene encoding class I histocompatibility antigen, F10 alpha chain-like isoform X1, producing MGFVLKLGILFSCLPLSAAELHTLQYFYTATSGVPVLPPFIRVGVVDGVEISCYDSNRKRNVPKQMWMKQLDQQYWDSETELSKMYERIFRVDLNILRRRFNHSEGVHVLQRTYGCEWDDKTGATDGHEHCGYDGEDFLSLDLKSMAWIAAVPQALPSKLKWDNTERFVNRDVYFKETCVDWLKRYVDYGSSTLGRKVPPDVSVFQRDSSAVCHATGFYPEGVMITWKRDGVEMQEDVDVGETLPNEDGTFQKRAVLTMSPERRKDGQYTCEVAHESGHVVKTLSEEDGMAHNMGMYCTSEEDGMAHNMGMYCTSEEDGMTHNMGMYQ from the exons ATGGGATTTGTTCTTAAACTTGGAATTCTGTTCAGCTGTCTCCCCTTATCAGCCGCCG AGCTCCACACCCTGCAGTACTTCTACACCGCTACATCTGGAGTCCCAGTCCTTCCACCGTTTATACGTGTTGGGGTGGTGGATGGTGTGGAAATCAGTTGCTATGACAGCAATCGAAAAAGGAATGTTCCCAAGCAGATGTGGATGAAGCAGCTGGATCAGCAGTACTGGGATTCAGAGACAGAACTGTCTAAGATGTATGAGCGGATCTTCAGGGTGGACTTAAACATTTTACGGAGACGCTTTAATCATTCTGAAG GAGTGCATGTCTTGCAGAGGACGTATGGCTGTGAGTGGGATGATAAAACTGGAGCCACTGATGGTCATGAACATTGTGGTTATGATGGAGAGGACTTCCTCTCACTAGACCTGAAGAGCATGGCATGGATCGCAGCAGTGCCACAGGCACTCCCAAGCAAACTAAAGTGGGACAACACAGAACGTTTTGTAAACAGGGACGTTTATTTCAAGGAGAcgtgtgttgattggctgaagAGATATGTTGACTATGGGAGCAGCACTCTGGGGAGGAAAG TGCCCCCAGATGTCTCTGTGTTCCAGAGGGACTCTTCCGCAGTGTGCCATGCTACAGGTTTCTACCCTGAGGGAGTGATGATCAcctggaagagagatggagtggagaTGCAGgaggatgtggatgtgggggaGACGCTGCCCAATGAGGATGGAACCTTCCAGAAGAGAGCTGTGCTCACCATGTCACCTGAGAGGAGGAAGGACGGCCAGTACACCTGTGAGGTGGCACACGAGAGTGGACACGTGGTCAAGACCCTAAGTGAGGAAGATGGCATGGCACACAATATGGGTATGTACTGTACCAGTGAGGAAGATGGCATGGCACACAATATGGGTATGTACTGTACCAGTGAGGAAGATGGCATGACACACAATATGGGTATGTACCAGTGA
- the LOC134092400 gene encoding class I histocompatibility antigen, F10 alpha chain-like isoform X3 — protein sequence MWMKQLDQQYWDSETELSKMYERIFRVDLNILRRRFNHSEGVHVLQRTYGCEWDDKTGATDGHEHCGYDGEDFLSLDLKSMAWIAAVPQALPSKLKWDNTERFVNRDVYFKETCVDWLKRYVDYGSSTLGRKVPPDVSVFQRDSSAVCHATGFYPEGVMITWKRDGVEMQEDVDVGETLPNEDGTFQKRAVLTMSPERRKDGQYTCEVAHESGHVVKTLSEEDGMAHNMGMYCTSEEDGMAHNMGMYCTSEEDGMTHNMGMYQ from the exons ATGTGGATGAAGCAGCTGGATCAGCAGTACTGGGATTCAGAGACAGAACTGTCTAAGATGTATGAGCGGATCTTCAGGGTGGACTTAAACATTTTACGGAGACGCTTTAATCATTCTGAAG GAGTGCATGTCTTGCAGAGGACGTATGGCTGTGAGTGGGATGATAAAACTGGAGCCACTGATGGTCATGAACATTGTGGTTATGATGGAGAGGACTTCCTCTCACTAGACCTGAAGAGCATGGCATGGATCGCAGCAGTGCCACAGGCACTCCCAAGCAAACTAAAGTGGGACAACACAGAACGTTTTGTAAACAGGGACGTTTATTTCAAGGAGAcgtgtgttgattggctgaagAGATATGTTGACTATGGGAGCAGCACTCTGGGGAGGAAAG TGCCCCCAGATGTCTCTGTGTTCCAGAGGGACTCTTCCGCAGTGTGCCATGCTACAGGTTTCTACCCTGAGGGAGTGATGATCAcctggaagagagatggagtggagaTGCAGgaggatgtggatgtgggggaGACGCTGCCCAATGAGGATGGAACCTTCCAGAAGAGAGCTGTGCTCACCATGTCACCTGAGAGGAGGAAGGACGGCCAGTACACCTGTGAGGTGGCACACGAGAGTGGACACGTGGTCAAGACCCTAAGTGAGGAAGATGGCATGGCACACAATATGGGTATGTACTGTACCAGTGAGGAAGATGGCATGGCACACAATATGGGTATGTACTGTACCAGTGAGGAAGATGGCATGACACACAATATGGGTATGTACCAGTGA
- the LOC134092400 gene encoding class I histocompatibility antigen, F10 alpha chain-like isoform X2 — protein sequence MSTCAHNTELHTLQYFYTATSGVPVLPPFIRVGVVDGVEISCYDSNRKRNVPKQMWMKQLDQQYWDSETELSKMYERIFRVDLNILRRRFNHSEGVHVLQRTYGCEWDDKTGATDGHEHCGYDGEDFLSLDLKSMAWIAAVPQALPSKLKWDNTERFVNRDVYFKETCVDWLKRYVDYGSSTLGRKVPPDVSVFQRDSSAVCHATGFYPEGVMITWKRDGVEMQEDVDVGETLPNEDGTFQKRAVLTMSPERRKDGQYTCEVAHESGHVVKTLSEEDGMAHNMGMYCTSEEDGMAHNMGMYCTSEEDGMTHNMGMYQ from the exons ATGTCTACCTGTGCACacaacacag AGCTCCACACCCTGCAGTACTTCTACACCGCTACATCTGGAGTCCCAGTCCTTCCACCGTTTATACGTGTTGGGGTGGTGGATGGTGTGGAAATCAGTTGCTATGACAGCAATCGAAAAAGGAATGTTCCCAAGCAGATGTGGATGAAGCAGCTGGATCAGCAGTACTGGGATTCAGAGACAGAACTGTCTAAGATGTATGAGCGGATCTTCAGGGTGGACTTAAACATTTTACGGAGACGCTTTAATCATTCTGAAG GAGTGCATGTCTTGCAGAGGACGTATGGCTGTGAGTGGGATGATAAAACTGGAGCCACTGATGGTCATGAACATTGTGGTTATGATGGAGAGGACTTCCTCTCACTAGACCTGAAGAGCATGGCATGGATCGCAGCAGTGCCACAGGCACTCCCAAGCAAACTAAAGTGGGACAACACAGAACGTTTTGTAAACAGGGACGTTTATTTCAAGGAGAcgtgtgttgattggctgaagAGATATGTTGACTATGGGAGCAGCACTCTGGGGAGGAAAG TGCCCCCAGATGTCTCTGTGTTCCAGAGGGACTCTTCCGCAGTGTGCCATGCTACAGGTTTCTACCCTGAGGGAGTGATGATCAcctggaagagagatggagtggagaTGCAGgaggatgtggatgtgggggaGACGCTGCCCAATGAGGATGGAACCTTCCAGAAGAGAGCTGTGCTCACCATGTCACCTGAGAGGAGGAAGGACGGCCAGTACACCTGTGAGGTGGCACACGAGAGTGGACACGTGGTCAAGACCCTAAGTGAGGAAGATGGCATGGCACACAATATGGGTATGTACTGTACCAGTGAGGAAGATGGCATGGCACACAATATGGGTATGTACTGTACCAGTGAGGAAGATGGCATGACACACAATATGGGTATGTACCAGTGA